A region of Ictidomys tridecemlineatus isolate mIctTri1 chromosome 4, mIctTri1.hap1, whole genome shotgun sequence DNA encodes the following proteins:
- the Msantd4 gene encoding myb/SANT-like DNA-binding domain-containing protein 4, which translates to MKQLKRKRKSNFSVQETQTLLKEITKRKEVIFSKQLNTTINVMKRMAWEEIAQCVNAVGEGEQRTGTEVKRRYLDWRALMKRKRMKANIKLVGSGFPLPTSDLDDSLTEEIDEKIGFRNDPNFDWQNVADFRDAGGSLTEVKVEEEERDPQSPEFEIEEEEEMLSSVIPDSRRENELPDFPHIDEFFTLNSTPSRSAYDEPHLLVNIEKQKLELEKRRLDIEAERLQVEKERLQIEKERLRHLDMEHERLQLEKERLQIEREKLRLQIVNSEKPSLENELGQGEKSMLQPQDIETEKLKLERERLQLEKDRLQFLKFESEKLQIEKERLQVEKERLRIQKEGHLQ; encoded by the exons atgaagcagttaaaaagaaaaaggaaaagcaatttTAGTGTTCAAGAAACTCAGACCCTTTTGAAAGAAATTACCAAAAGGAAAGAAGTCATCTTTTCCAAGCAGCTCAATACAACAATAAACGTGATGAAGCGAATGGCTTGGGAGGAGATAGCACAGTGTGTGAATGCTGTAGGAGAAGGAGAACAGAGGACAGGGACAGAAGTGAAAAGAAGATACCTTGACTGGCGAGCACTTATGAAGAGAAAGAGGATGAAAGCGAATATTAAGCTGGTTGGATCGGGGTTTCCACTTCCCACATCTGATTTAGATGACTCTCTTACTGAAGAGATAGATGAAAAGATTGGATTCCGAAATGATCCAAATTTTGATTGGCAAAATGTGGCAGATTTCAGGGATGCAGGTGGATCCTTAACTGAGGTCAaagtggaagaagaagaaagggaccCCCAAAGTCCTGAA TTTGagattgaggaggaggaggaaatgctGTCATCTGTCATACCAGATTCCAGGAGGGAAAATGAACTTCCTGACTTCCCCCACATTGATGAGTTTTTCACCCTTAACTCAACACCATCCAGGTCTGCATATGATGAGCCCCACTTGCTTGTAAACATAGAGAAACAGAAACTAGAGTTGGAAAAGCGGCGACTAGATATTGAGGCGGAAAGGCTGCAGGTGGAAAAGGAACGCCTACAGATAGAGAAGGAGAGGTTGCGCCATTTAGACATGGAGCATGAGCGGCTGCAGCTAGAGAAGGAACGGCtgcagattgagagagagaaattgaggtTACAGATAGTCAATTCTGAGAAACCATCTCTGGAAAATGAACTTGGCCAAGGAGAAAAGTCCATGCTTCAGCCACAGGACATAGAAACAGAGAAGTTAAAACTTGAGCGAGAACGCTTGCAACTGGAAAAAGATAGGCTGCAGTTTTTGAAGTTTGAATCTGAGAAGCTACAGATTGAAAAGGAACGCCTACaagtagagaaagagagactTAGAATTCAGAAGGAAGGACACTTGCAGTGA